A stretch of Acropora palmata chromosome 9, jaAcrPala1.3, whole genome shotgun sequence DNA encodes these proteins:
- the LOC141891551 gene encoding uncharacterized protein LOC141891551, whose protein sequence is MAENVNLNRNLVSHICRTLQDFCSMDLQYRPVIPFGGAGAVVKCDESKFNHKAKYNRGRRPARDTWVFGIITAEYSPARGYFTVVDRRDADTLWPIIDQCILPGSEVQTDDWGAYRGLTRLANVQRHRVVVHARNFVDPRTGVHTQEVESCWSQLKLGLKRRKGIRRKDLQSYLDEMMWRQWRGDDHMQIMENFLGIIPQQFDVNRPTL, encoded by the exons ATGGCAGAAAACGTAAATTTAAATAGGAATCTGGTCTCGCACATCTGTAGAACATTACAAGACTTTTGTTCTATGGATCTTCAATATCGACCGGTCATACCATTCGGAGGAGCCGGAGCTGTAGTTAAATGTGATGAAAGCAAGTTCAACCACAAAGCTAAG taCAACAGGGGAAGGAGGCCTGCTCGTGATACATGGGTATTTGGCATCATCACAGCCGAGTACAGTCCAGCCAGAGGGTATTTCACAGTAGTTGATAGGAGAGACGCCGATACCCTTTGGCCCATCATAGATCAGTGTATTTTGCCTGGCAGTGAGGTACAAACAGACGACTGGGGCGCGTACAGAGGTCTTACCCGCCTTGCTAACGTCCAAAGACACCGTGTTGTCGTGCATGCCCGTAATTTTGTGGATCCTCGCACTGGTGTGCACACCCAAGAAGTAGAGTCATGTTGGAGTCAACTCAAATTAGGATTAAAACGGAGGAAAGGAATTAGAAGAAAAGATCTGCAGTCTTACCTGGACGAGATGATGTGGAGGCAATGGAGAGGTGACGATCACATGCAGAtaatggaaaattttttaggCATTATTCCCCAGCAATTTGACGTTAATAGACCAACATTGTGA
- the LOC141891552 gene encoding uncharacterized protein LOC141891552, with the protein MRLKYIFHGQNKEPHPFHVKSTWKPPIQQSVALESYLEEVRSQLADLKFTKPKNNLSPAERKALKALKVDTEINIKKADKGTTTVVMNTQDKINEGQVQLDNGDHYRPLATPMVVDTNRKVQQLINDLYHGNHIDEMTKKWLCQTPNPPSIPEFYTLTKIHKPTPVGRPIISGCEGPTEKLSSFVDKLLQPIAQQQKSYLKNTTDFINFIEKTKVPADAVLVSMDVTSLYTNIPQEEGIQTVCAAYETFYKK; encoded by the coding sequence ATGCGTcttaaatacatttttcacggTCAAAACAAAGAACCTCATCCTTTCCACGTAAAATCGACGTGGAAACCACCAATACAACAATCAGTTGCCCTCGAAAGTTACCTAGAAGAGGTTAGAAGCCAACTTGCAgatttaaaattcacaaagccAAAAAACAATTTGTCACCAGCCGAGCGCAAGGCTCTCAAAGCCTTGAAAGTCGACACTGAAATAAACATCAAAAAGGCCGACAAAGGCACAACGACTGTAGTCATGAATACGCAAGATAAAATAAACGAAGGCCAAGTCCAACTGGATAACGGAGACCACTACAGGCCTCTTGCGACACCCATGGTAGTTGACACAAACCGTAAAGTACAACAACTCATTAACGATCTCTACCACGGGAATCACATAGACGAAATGACTAAAAAATGGCTTTGTCAAACACCAAATCCGCCTAGCATTCCAGAATTCTACACCCTCACCAAGATACACAAGCCGACCCCGGTTGGTAGACCAATAATATCGGGGTGTGAAGGCCCTACAGAGAAACTATCATCATTCGTTGACAAATTACTTCAGCCTATAGCACAACAGCAGAAGTCGTATCTGAAAAATACTACCGACTTCATTAACTtcatagagaaaacaaaagtccCAGCGGACGCTGTACTTGTTTCAATGGACGTAACGAGCCTCTACACAAATATACCACAAGAGGAGGGAATTCAAACAGTATGCGCTGCATACGAGACATTCTATAAAAAATGA
- the LOC141892561 gene encoding uncharacterized protein LOC141892561, translating into MGTKMAVAFANIFMSKVETDILSQSAFKPLVWKRYIDDIFSLWTINRDEIKQFIEQANNHHPTIKFTAEISEMETTFLDTSIYKGLRFQHDALLDVRTHFKPTETFQYTHFSSSHPPGVKKGFIKGEALRLLRTNSSKELFEEKIKNFKSHLIERGYPENLIITTLSEVIFEDRKLALQRKQKENKRILPFVTQYQPSVPNLKQILMKNWHLIEQQPFLSEIYKDTPLISYKRGRSLKDILVRAKL; encoded by the coding sequence ATGGGTACAAAAATGGCAGTTGCCTTTGCTAATATATTCATGAGCAAGGTAGAAACAGACATCTTAAGCCAAAGCGCATTTAAACCGCTCGTTTGGAAACGTTATATAGATGATATATTCTCGCTCTGGACTATCAACAGAGACGAAATAAAACAGTTCATTGAACAAGCAAACAACCATCACCCCACGATTAAATTTACggctgaaatttccgaaaTGGAAACAACATTCCTGGATACCAGCATCTATAAAGGCTTAAGATTCCAACACGACGCACTCCTTGACGTGCGTACTCATTTCAAGCCTACTGAGACGTTTCAATACACTCATTTCAGTTCGTCTCACCCACCGGGAGTTAAAAAAGGCTTCATCAAAGGGGAGGCTCTAAGACTTCTCAGaacaaattcttcaaaagaattatttgaagaaaaaataaagaacttcAAATCACATTTAATAGAGAGAGGTTATCCAGAAAATCTTATTATCACCACCCTCTCAGAGGTGATTTTTGAAGACAGGAAGCTAGCcctccaaagaaaacaaaaggaaaataaacgaATCTTGCCTTTCGTTACACAATATCAACCATCGGTGCCAAACTTAAAACAAATCCTCAtgaaaaactggcatttaattgAACAACAACCATTTCTGAGCGAAATCTACAAGGATACGCCCCTCATATCGTACAAAAGAGGGCGTTCGCTCAAAGACATACTCGTACGagccaaactttga